The following are encoded in a window of Algiphilus aromaticivorans DG1253 genomic DNA:
- the proV gene encoding glycine betaine/L-proline ABC transporter ATP-binding protein ProV, which translates to MSTKLAVENVYKIFGGNPKEAMQRVARGEDKDSIFEHTGLTIGVADASFEVAEGEVFVVMGLSGSGKSTLVRMLNRLIEPSSGSIKLNGRDITQASRRELIEIRRRSISMVFQSFALMPHQTVLQNAAFGLNVAGMKKEEREAKAMEALDAVGLKSNANSYPDELSGGMKQRVGLARALATDPEVLLMDEAFSALDPLIRTEMQDELLRLQSEQARTVVFITHDLDEAMRVGDRIAIMQGGWIVQIGTPEEIVRAPANEYVRSFFRGVDVSQVFTAGDIARRDQLTVIERAGVSLRAALSRLEHHDRQVAVVNDRNGKFLGVVTADSLLARLDDVAGDDDCAIESAFIAGDDAVNASTPLTEVMTRVAEAPWPVPVVDDDGRYRGTISRATLLLTLDRSGEEPAPATEEKEEA; encoded by the coding sequence TTGAGCACGAAGCTGGCAGTCGAGAACGTCTACAAGATATTCGGTGGCAACCCCAAGGAGGCGATGCAGCGTGTCGCCCGGGGAGAAGACAAGGACAGCATCTTCGAGCACACGGGACTGACGATCGGGGTTGCCGACGCCAGTTTCGAGGTCGCCGAAGGCGAGGTCTTTGTCGTCATGGGCCTGTCCGGCTCCGGCAAGTCGACCCTGGTGCGCATGCTGAACCGGCTGATCGAGCCCTCCAGCGGCAGTATCAAGCTCAATGGCCGCGACATCACTCAGGCGTCGCGCCGGGAGCTGATCGAGATCCGGCGGCGCTCCATCAGCATGGTCTTCCAGTCCTTCGCGCTGATGCCGCACCAGACCGTGCTGCAGAACGCCGCTTTCGGTCTCAACGTGGCGGGCATGAAGAAAGAGGAACGCGAAGCCAAGGCGATGGAAGCCCTTGATGCCGTTGGTCTCAAGTCCAATGCCAACAGTTATCCGGATGAGCTTTCCGGCGGCATGAAGCAGCGCGTTGGTCTGGCGCGGGCGCTGGCTACTGACCCCGAGGTGTTGCTGATGGACGAAGCCTTCTCGGCACTGGATCCGCTGATCCGTACCGAGATGCAGGACGAGCTGCTGCGCCTGCAGTCGGAGCAGGCGCGTACGGTGGTCTTCATCACTCACGATCTCGACGAGGCCATGCGCGTGGGGGATCGCATCGCGATCATGCAGGGTGGCTGGATCGTGCAGATCGGTACGCCCGAGGAGATCGTGCGCGCGCCGGCCAACGAGTACGTGCGCTCCTTCTTTCGCGGCGTCGATGTCTCGCAAGTCTTTACCGCAGGCGACATCGCGCGCCGCGACCAGCTCACCGTCATCGAGCGCGCCGGCGTCAGCCTGCGCGCGGCGCTGTCGCGCCTGGAGCATCACGACCGGCAGGTCGCTGTGGTCAACGACCGCAACGGCAAATTCCTGGGGGTGGTGACGGCCGATTCGCTGCTGGCGCGCCTCGACGACGTTGCGGGCGATGACGACTGTGCCATCGAGAGCGCCTTCATTGCGGGTGACGACGCCGTCAACGCAAGCACACCGCTGACGGAGGTCATGACCCGGGTTGCCGAAGCACCCTGGCCGGTGCCAGTGGTAGACGACGACGGCCGTTACCGCGGCACCATCTCGCGGGCGACGCTGCTGCTGACTCTCGACCGCTCCGGCGAGGAGCCGGCCCCGGCGACTGAAGAGAAGGAGGAGGCCTGA
- a CDS encoding haloalkane dehalogenase, whose amino-acid sequence MKNHKLPDKQFYRVHGRRMACAEEGSGDPVLFLHGNPTSSYLWRNIIPHLSLQARCLAPDLIGMGDSEKLPHSDHESYRFVEHRHYLDELLRQLDLGDRVTLVLHDWGSGLGFDWARRHAERVRGIAYMEAIVQPMSWLQWPEGFRGIFQGMRSTKGEDLVLRRNAFIEQILPNAILRDLDEEEMGEYRRPFSEPGEDRRPTLSWPRELPIDGEPEDVIDIVDSYGKWASHSPIPKLFINADPGAILVGDMREFCRGWPNQEEVTVNGSHFIQEDSPQEIGRALSEWFGRLP is encoded by the coding sequence ATGAAGAACCACAAGCTTCCTGACAAGCAGTTCTACCGGGTGCATGGTCGGCGCATGGCCTGCGCCGAGGAAGGCAGCGGCGACCCCGTGCTCTTCCTGCACGGCAATCCGACCTCCTCCTATCTGTGGCGCAACATCATTCCGCATCTCAGCCTGCAGGCGCGCTGCCTGGCGCCGGACCTCATCGGCATGGGCGATTCGGAGAAGCTGCCACATTCCGATCATGAGAGCTACCGCTTCGTCGAACACCGGCACTATCTCGACGAACTGCTGCGCCAGCTCGATCTGGGTGACCGCGTCACGCTGGTGCTGCACGACTGGGGCTCGGGGCTGGGCTTCGACTGGGCGCGGCGCCATGCCGAGCGCGTGCGCGGCATCGCCTACATGGAAGCCATCGTGCAGCCGATGAGCTGGCTGCAGTGGCCGGAAGGCTTCCGCGGCATCTTCCAGGGCATGCGTTCGACCAAGGGCGAGGATCTGGTGCTGCGGCGCAATGCCTTCATCGAGCAGATTCTGCCCAACGCCATCCTGCGCGACCTGGACGAAGAAGAGATGGGCGAGTACCGGCGCCCCTTCTCCGAACCCGGCGAAGACCGTCGCCCGACGCTGAGCTGGCCGCGCGAGCTGCCCATCGACGGCGAGCCGGAAGACGTCATCGACATCGTCGACAGCTATGGCAAATGGGCTTCGCACAGCCCCATCCCCAAGCTTTTCATCAACGCTGACCCCGGCGCCATCCTCGTCGGCGACATGCGCGAATTCTGCCGCGGCTGGCCCAACCAGGAGGAAGTGACCGTGAACGGCAGCCATTTCATCCAGGAGGATTCGCCGCAGGAGATCGGGCGCGCGCTTTCGGAGTGGTTCGGGCGCTTGCCGTGA
- a CDS encoding secondary thiamine-phosphate synthase enzyme YjbQ, which produces MRHHRQELWLNTEERTAFINITPRVETALAESGIREGLCLVNAMHISASVFINDDERGLHADFERWLEELVPYGPIERWRHNDTGEDNADSHIKRQIFGREVVVAISEGRLDFGPWEQIFYGEFDGRRDKRVLVKLIGE; this is translated from the coding sequence ATGCGACATCACCGTCAGGAGCTGTGGCTGAACACCGAGGAGCGCACCGCCTTCATCAATATCACGCCACGCGTAGAGACAGCTCTGGCTGAAAGCGGCATCCGGGAGGGACTGTGCCTGGTCAACGCCATGCACATCTCGGCGTCTGTCTTCATCAATGACGACGAGCGCGGCCTGCACGCCGACTTCGAGCGCTGGCTGGAGGAGCTGGTGCCCTACGGACCCATTGAGCGCTGGCGCCACAACGACACCGGAGAGGACAACGCCGACAGCCATATCAAGCGTCAGATCTTCGGCCGCGAGGTAGTGGTCGCGATCAGCGAAGGCCGTCTCGACTTCGGGCCCTGGGAACAGATCTTCTACGGCGAGTTCGACGGCCGCCGCGACAAGCGCGTGCTGGTCAAGCTCATCGGCGAATGA